The Rosa chinensis cultivar Old Blush chromosome 7, RchiOBHm-V2, whole genome shotgun sequence DNA segment TTAAGAGCACTTTTCCAGACTATACTGCAGCTCCGACCTATAATGATGACCCAACAATGGCTAGTGCCTCCTCAACTGAAGATGCATTCTGAAGCTTGGCTTTATCAACAATAGGCTGGCTCCTTGCAATGTTTGGAAGGAGTTGGAATTCCTTAACAAGCAAAATGAGGTGTCAGAACCATGCAGGGAAAATGATATCACACTAAAAACACAAATTTCCATTTTACATGTAAagtgtttcaaactttcaacaaCCCAACTACTAGTGTATGACAGTGAGTTCCCTTATATTGCCAACCTCTTACCTATTTGGGTATTCTTTCATTGTCTCTTATATTTCACCAAATTTTTGTCACATGCTCTTATACTAAAACTAATTTATGTAACCGTCTCCCATTATCATGACTCTTCTATCTTTACTGATATCTGAAAATTGGACCTCCGTCCAAGGACAAGTTCTGGGTTCATTGGTTGGAGACCCAGATCTGTTTCTTGTCTGACTAAAGAAATAAAACATACAAAGAAAGTACCTCAGGACTTCCGCTTTCAACGAGAACACCTTTCAGTTTACCTGCAGTGAAGCAAGAATAAAATTAGCATATCAGCTGCTATTACAAACCCCAGTACATGTACGGAAGCAGAAATTGTATATATTACCAGAATCTATCCAGAAAGTTGCAATCTTAGGATCAAAATTCCCAACTTCAACCGTCTCTCCAACTGTTGAATAAAATGAAAGTGGTGTAAAGTACAAGAAAGGAACTGACATCATCCAATAACAAAACATAAAGTATAAAAAAGAATCAAACATCACTTATGCTTACCATTGTCCCCATAAAATTGCCACCATATTTTCCTCGGGCTTCCTTCATACTCAAATACCCTCGAGTAGAAAGATGGAAGATAATCATATCTGGGCATTATGCAGTAACTCAGATCATCAACAAAGCAGTTTTGGCACAAAGAAATCTTGAAAGCTGAAAGAATTTTAATATTGTCAAGATAGAAGATTAGACTACAAATATGAAGTCCAACTTACGTGTGAGTTTGGGCAGTCAGTAGAGCTTTAATGCAATGCTGGGCAGATCGACGAGCATGATCTACATGTTCCACCCGTGCTATACGATTGTAGATCTGTTCAGTGGTAAGATATTATCTTTTAAAATTCAAACTAGGAAAGAAGTTTTGCATCTAATTAAGTAAAAAGCTACCTTCAATGGGAATGCTGCAACATCTCCAACTGCAAAGATTCCAGGTACACTTGTCCGGAACAGACCATCAACCTTGGTTTTGAAAGTACAATCACAGATAGCACACAATAAGTAAATAGACGTTCTACTAATCCTGGCAAACAAATTTGAATCAATTATCAAAATCTAAATTCCTAAACCAGGATATTAATTTCACACGATTCTTGGCAGAAAAAATAGCTTTGTAGTTGGAACTTTAAACCTCTGATGACATAAAAGTAGTTAAGTAGCACAAAATAAAAACCTACCTACACGGCTACACATGATTTACATTATTACTCATATATCTTATCCAAGGTTTTAGTAGTTAAATTTTGCATGATTCATAATTTAATATACATCTAAATGGATGTAAACAGCTAACATACTCAGGAAACAACTCTGGCAGCGTAAATTTAAATGAGTACCTGTATACCACCAACACTGGAATCTAAACCCACTCTTTCAAAAGGACCGACAGCAGGTTTTGCTCCTATACCAACAATTACCTgcaaaagacaaaagaaatgGAGGGAAACTTATTacaatttcttcatcttctttattGTATTTTTAATGTAAAATCAGGCCTTGGCACACTTCATTACATTATCCAAGATGTATAGTGCAACGTGAcacccaaaattaaataaatatataaatctataaatatatatatatatatagacatccTAATATCAAGAGATGTGTAGGAAGTAGGAACACCAACTTACTGCGTCTGCTTCTATACTAGATCCATCTTCAAGCTTAACATGAGTTACACGTCCATTGGAACCAGCTTCTATATTCTTTAGGGAGTTACCCTGGTCCATAATTGAATATGCTTAATCAGCCAGGTTCAGTGAAAATTTCGACATGCAATGTAGGTACCAGAAAGAGGGAGTACCTTTAAGAATTTAACACCATTCTCTTTGTAGAATTCTTCATATCTCCGGGCAAGTGAAGGAGTAAACAGTCTTGACATAAGATGGTTCTCTGGAAATATGATCTTCataaacaaaaagttgaagtaAAAATCAGAGAAGGAAACTATAGGTGCCACGTTACAAAATAACACTTTTTCACTTCATGAAAGTTATGTTATCCTCATTCCCGCAAACATAAAATGCAGCAATTGAACACAACACATACTGTTGTATCAAGTTTCCAACCAGTAGCTGCTGCAGCAACCTCCATACCAATATAACCACCACCGACAATGACCACCTTCTGTGCTTTCTCCTGAGAAATAAGATGTAAAAGTTTTACAGAAAGGAATTAGCTGTTCAACTTAAGCCAAGAACAAAAGAGAAGCCCAGATACTTATTTAATGTAAGAGTCTCAAACTCTTATTGAACAAATCAAACCTTGTAAACGCACTCTACTGCATTTTGCATTTCCTTTAACGTTGGGTATTcaattatatgtatataattCAATGTGGTAAGACAAACGATATAGCAGGATGTTGATCAGTTGTTCCAAAATTTGGAACAAATGAAGGATCTATCTTTTTGTGAATTAATCAAGTTTACACTCCTATGATAAAATGCCAAAATATGCATGTAGCATGCAAGCATACAGCATCAAAGTAGCAGAATAAAGTCTTTGACTGTAAATACGATTGCAGTGTCAAAAGACAAGCATATCCAGTGCCTTTAGTCAATCAAGTTTTCTTTGAAGTGCCTAAAGACGATCAAAGGTGGTACAGCTAATCCTCAAATAGCATACAATTGTGATAATGTGGGACTTAGGATTGATCTTAGATAATATTCATGTAGTTGCTCAAAAGTTTCAGCATTGAAGAAACAGAAACATCTTCATATTTTCAAATGGAAAGTTACATCATCACTTGCAATATGGAAAGCACCAATTGAAGCAAGTACGTTAGAAAGTAAAAACAATTAAACTCACCAACGATGATATAAGTGCATCAGCATCAGCAACATCCCGGATATAATGAACACCAGGTAGGTTTCCTCCTATTTTCTCTGGCAATCTGAAGAAACAGTAGTCCAGAAAGCCAGTTTGCTTCAATTTATGCATGTATAATCTAGCAGCACTTAGTATACATAATAACTACtcagtaaaagaaaaagattatcGAAGAGCACCTTGAGGCTGTGCATCCTGTAGCAATGATAAGTGATCCATACTTAAGCAGTTTCCCTGAATCTGTAGTCAGGGTTTGCTTTTCGATATCAATATTTGTAACCGGATCTTCATAGAACATCTACATAGAAAGTTCAAAAGAAACACCAACACTAAATCATCAGAGTCGCACAAATGCGAAAATCTTGTTGAGCAGTTAGAAGAATCAATTTACCTCTATCCCTTTTTCTTTATACCAGTCAGGCGTTTGCCTCTCCCCACCAGATCCAACACAAGTATGAAACCCCTATAACAATACATTTCAACTTTTAAACTCGTAAACAGTATAGATACCATCATTTCGTATTCACATTTACTCAAAAACTCACACAATCAAGTTTGATATCAGCTAATCAAGTCTGATTACATGAAAAACTTACAGGTAAGCGAGCCGGCTTCTTATCTAATGGGAACAAATACGCTTTAGTCAGAGCTGGACGCTCATAAGGCGCATAAGCCTGTTCATACAACACACAAAATTTTCACAATGTGATAACAATAACCACACAAACTATTCGAAAAAACCTCGAAAATGTTCGTTACCTCTTTAGATACAATAGCAAGGCGCCCATCGGCCATTCCATTTTCGACGAAAGTCCTAGCCGCGTAGCCAGCAGCATTGCCACCACCAACAATCACATACCTGCAAAGATTAAAtagttaacaaaaaaaaaaaaaaattgatatcaATAGCCAAGTTCAAAACTAGAAAGAAGGAACTGACTCGCGGTTTTGATTGGCGAAAGCAGAGGACGAAACGACGTAGCTTCGGCGGAAGGTTGTGAATCCGAGTGAAGCGGAGGTGTGAGTGGGGTGAGGATGAAGGCGGAGAGGAACGCCGAGCTTGAAGGAGAGAGAGTTGGCGATGGTGGAGGCCATTCGTCTACTGCCAAGTACTGTAGCTTGGGAAACAAGAAAGAGAGGATTAGGGATTGCAgtgattgaagaagaagaagaagaagaagaggaggaaatgAAAATTGCAGTGGGTTTGATTTTGTAGAGGTCGGACCTGAAGAAGACATTGGATTTTGAGCTTGATATTTGTGGGATTAAAGTAATTGATTGCTAGCTGGGTGGCTCTTGAGGGGGTTGAAAGGTCAGTGTGATGAGTTGGGCTGTGAAGCTCTGTGATTGCAGTTTCGGTATTTTCAGAGAGGTGGGTGCTGGTCATTGGAGGACGTCCGGGAAACTGAAACGACGCAGTTTAAGCTTTGGACGTGGCAAATGTTGGGTGGCTTTGAGACGTTGTCGTTTTTTCTGAGAACCCAAATATTACTACTCGAAGAGAATGGCAAGAAACACCGAGGCTACAAAATGgaacttctattcatacctctaaaatttatatttgaatttctctatttttctaagttcgagacccacttttcaatcTAGTCTCAAACTTTTTTTCATCATAAGTTAGAGACTTCTCTTATTAACAGTACAAATATTGTCTTTATTCCTAAAACAAATAATCCGGAAACAGTCAACCACTATTGACCTATTAGTTTATGTAATGTAGTTTATAAGGTTATTACTAAGATAATGATAAAACAGCTTCGTCCTTTACTCATTAGGTGTATTTCTCCTAATGAAGGAGCCTTTGCCCCTAGCAAATCTATTCATGATAATATTTTGATAGCCCATGAATTattctcttcttttaataaGAAAAACCGTAGAGTTGGGAGTATGGCTATTAAAATTGATCTTGAGAAAGCTTATGATTTACTTAATTGGGATTATTTAGTAGCTTGTTTGCAAGCGTTTGGATTTCACATGGACTGGATTACTCTGATCAAGTCCTGCTTAAGTATAGTTTTGTTTTCTATCCTCCTTAATGGTACGCCATATGGTTCGTTTCGCCCTAATCCCAGCATCAGACAAGGTTATCCTCTCtctccttatttatttattcttgcTATGGAACCGTTCATTCGAAAGTTAAATTTTCTTGCGTCTCAATCTAAATCACAGGTTGGTCTTTTAACTTCTCCTCATGGTTTTAAGATTTCAAACTTAATGTTTGCTTATGATTGTCTAATTTTTGCCAAAGCTTCTCACTCTACGACTAAGCATGTCTTACACACTTTGTCCTTATTTTCTAAAGCTTCTGGTCAATAAGTTAACTATTATAAATCTACCATTTATTTCTCCACTAATGTTTCTGCTTCTGTTAAACGTGACATTGCTACTTGTCTTGGTATTCAGCATAAGTCTACCATAGGTCGATATTTGGGCGTGCAGAACATTGTCTGCTGGAAAGATCCGCTTAATTTTAATGATCTTATAGTCAAAATTCAGAAGAAACTTGCAGGAGGGAAGTCCCACACTCTTTCTCGCGCTGGTAGGTCAACCTTGCTTAAATCTAATCTCTCAGGTATGCCAAATCATATTTTATCTTGTTTTAAATGCCCCAAACAACTCACTGACAGATTAAATAAGGAATTCAGATCTTTCTTTTGGGGTAAATCTCAGCCTCATGTTAGTTGGGATCAACTTTGTCTTCCTAAATCTAAGGGTGGTCTGGGTGTTCGTCAACCTAGTCATTTTAATCAAGCTGCTTTAGCTAAACTTGGGTGGAAAATTTTAACACAACCTGATAATTGGTAGGTACAACTTGTCACTAAGAAATATCTTCAGCATAACCATTTGTTTACTATTCACAAGAAAAGCTCTGATTCTCTTGCTTGGAAAGGCATTTTAGCTATTAGATCACTATTAGGCCAAGGTATTAGATGGATTGTCGGCGATGGTCGATCTATTCTTTTTTGGACATTTAATTGGGTGCTACCATTCCCTTTATTCTCTATCATTCCTGAACAAGATCGACAACATTTAGATTGGTCACTGACATGCTCATTTTATTCATAATATGACTTGGGATACTGTGGCTTTGAATCATATTCTTCATCAGGACATTGTCCAAATGATAATAGCGATTCCATTACCTATTTCCCCTCTGCCAGACCGATTTGTTTGGGGTCCTTTTCCCTCAGGAGTTTTCACAGTTAAGAGTGCTTCGTGGCTACAAGTTCAAGATTTACCCACCCATTCTAATCTCACCTTATTAAATAAGATTTGGCATCTTTGAATTCCCTTAAAAGTTAAGGTTTTTGCTTGGTCCCTCATAAGAAATGGTCTTAAGACTAGGGACAAGCTCTCTCAATATATTCCTAACATTTCTCCTTTGTGTCCGTTTTGTGCTCTGCATCTTGAGTCCATTGATCATCTTCTCAAGACCTGTACGTTTGCTAGACAAGTTTGGAACCATACTTCCTTACCTCATCCTCTTTCATGGAATCGATCTTTTCTTGATTGGTTGCAACACATTAGTTCCGATAAGTCTTCTCATGATAATCTTGCAACGATTCTTATCACTGCCTGGTCTATTTGGCATTGTAGAAATAAATCTCTCCTACTCGTTGCTTGTTTCAAGCTTTTATCTTGAAGTCGAATTATCTTAAAGCTAATCCCACCTCTACTCTTCCAAAGGTCTCCAAATACTTTCATATTAAATGGCAACCGCCAAATTCACATCAGGTTAAGTTAAATTTTGATGGCTCTGTTCGGAATGGTATTGCTACTACAGGCTTTGTGTTTAGAAATGAGGATGGAAATCCTCTTTTTGCAGTCAGTCAGAAGCTTAGTTTAGCAAATGTTTTAGTAGCTGAGGCCACAACGTTAAGAGATGCTCTTCACACTGCTCACTTACATCATTATCCCAATGTTGTTGTGGAAGGTGACTCTAAGTTGTTGTTTGACTGCATTCAAAGCAAAGTTCAGGTGCCTTGGAGAATTCAGATGCTCGTCAATGATATTCGTACGTTAACTGCGAACTTCCAGTCCATTATCTTCAGACATGTCTATAGAGAGGCAAATTTTGTAGCAGACCGATTTGGCAGAATTGGCTCACCAGAGTTCCACTCCTTCTGTTTGGTTCTTTTGTCTTCCCCTTTCTGTGTCCCCAGCATTCCATTTGGATCAGCTGGGAGGGAGTGCTAGTAGAGGGTTTGTTTTgtagtttctgttttgtttagtcatcgacaaaaaaaaaaaaggtaggtCTACGGTTTTGTTTATGACCTAGCCGTCTGTTACGGTTTCTTTGTGGTCTATCCTCGAGAAAATATTATCAATTCTTCATGTCGCCATGGCTCAGATGGAGGAGAACAATCAGGTCGATCTTCGTCTAGAGGACCTTGCGCATGCTTCTTTGGGATCGGCGGGACTTGCAGCGCTGCAAGCTAATCGATGGTATATGGTGGTCGACTTCTTGACCCTAAATCCAAATTCCCAAGCTTCAAATATCCTATTTCTACAATTTGGCGTATGAAATCGAGGCTTTCAATTCAAGATATGGGAGAtcgatttgtgtttcaatttgataTGGAGGTT contains these protein-coding regions:
- the LOC112179200 gene encoding monodehydroascorbate reductase, chloroplastic/mitochondrial isoform X2; this translates as MSSSVLGSRRMASTIANSLSFKLGVPLRLHPHPTHTSASLGFTTFRRSYVVSSSAFANQNREYVIVGGGNAAGYAARTFVENGMADGRLAIVSKEAYAPYERPALTKAYLFPLDKKPARLPGFHTCVGSGGERQTPDWYKEKGIEMFYEDPVTNIDIEKQTLTTDSGKLLKYGSLIIATGCTASRLPEKIGGNLPGVHYIRDVADADALISSLEKAQKVVIVGGGYIGMEVAAAATGWKLDTTIIFPENHLMSRLFTPSLARRYEEFYKENGVKFLKGNSLKNIEAGSNGRVTHVKLEDGSSIEADAVIVGIGAKPAVGPFERVGLDSSVGGIQVDGLFRTSVPGIFAVGDVAAFPLKIYNRIARVEHVDHARRSAQHCIKALLTAQTHTYDYLPSFYSRVFEYEGSPRKIWWQFYGDNVGETVEVGNFDPKIATFWIDSGKLKGVLVESGSPEEFQLLPNIARSQPIVDKAKLQNASSVEEALAIVGSSL
- the LOC112179200 gene encoding monodehydroascorbate reductase, chloroplastic/mitochondrial isoform X1 yields the protein MSSSATVLGSRRMASTIANSLSFKLGVPLRLHPHPTHTSASLGFTTFRRSYVVSSSAFANQNREYVIVGGGNAAGYAARTFVENGMADGRLAIVSKEAYAPYERPALTKAYLFPLDKKPARLPGFHTCVGSGGERQTPDWYKEKGIEMFYEDPVTNIDIEKQTLTTDSGKLLKYGSLIIATGCTASRLPEKIGGNLPGVHYIRDVADADALISSLEKAQKVVIVGGGYIGMEVAAAATGWKLDTTIIFPENHLMSRLFTPSLARRYEEFYKENGVKFLKGNSLKNIEAGSNGRVTHVKLEDGSSIEADAVIVGIGAKPAVGPFERVGLDSSVGGIQVDGLFRTSVPGIFAVGDVAAFPLKIYNRIARVEHVDHARRSAQHCIKALLTAQTHTYDYLPSFYSRVFEYEGSPRKIWWQFYGDNVGETVEVGNFDPKIATFWIDSGKLKGVLVESGSPEEFQLLPNIARSQPIVDKAKLQNASSVEEALAIVGSSL